Proteins encoded in a region of the Apilactobacillus apisilvae genome:
- a CDS encoding metal ABC transporter permease: MFSYPFMQYAFIASFFISVICGMMGVFVVARRTAFFTHTLSEISFSGASFGVFLGTNPIIGMLIFTVLSSLMIGTVGSKVSRRESSISVFSVLFIGLGILFLSLANSQSSYATNILFGSIVGISLSNVTTLVALSVLIIVLITLIYRKLKYNSFDDIGANFNSRSNTFVSIVFLILLACTVSVTAQIVGSLLIFALLTIPAASAKYFAHSIWGMTALSFLFSLIGTWVGLYLSFITNLSVSFFIALIETIIYVIAVFYDKVTRI, encoded by the coding sequence ATGTTTAGTTATCCATTTATGCAATATGCATTTATCGCTAGTTTTTTCATATCTGTTATATGTGGAATGATGGGAGTATTTGTTGTTGCTAGAAGGACTGCTTTCTTTACTCATACACTTTCAGAGATAAGTTTCTCAGGAGCTTCATTTGGAGTTTTTCTAGGGACTAATCCAATTATTGGAATGCTAATTTTTACAGTTTTAAGTTCATTAATGATTGGAACGGTTGGCTCCAAAGTGAGTCGGCGTGAATCATCGATTAGTGTTTTTTCGGTATTATTTATCGGACTTGGAATATTATTTCTTTCATTAGCTAATAGTCAGTCTAGCTATGCTACTAATATTTTATTTGGTAGTATTGTGGGAATAAGTTTAAGTAATGTAACAACTTTAGTTGCATTAAGTGTACTAATTATTGTATTAATTACTTTAATTTATCGAAAGCTAAAATATAATTCTTTTGACGATATTGGTGCTAATTTTAATTCTAGATCTAATACTTTTGTTTCAATTGTATTTTTGATATTGTTAGCATGTACAGTTAGTGTAACAGCTCAAATTGTGGGTTCATTGCTAATCTTTGCATTACTAACAATTCCAGCTGCATCTGCTAAATACTTTGCTCATAGTATCTGGGGAATGACAGCTTTATCATTCTTATTTTCTTTGATTGGGACATGGGTCGGATTATATTTAAGCTTTATCACTAATCTATCCGTTAGTTTCTTTATTGCATTAATCGAAACCATTATTTACGTTATTGCAGTTTTTTACGATAAAGTAACAAGAATTTAA
- a CDS encoding metal ABC transporter ATP-binding protein, which yields MQVDKQPLLSINNLNVAVKERNLIHNLSFEIYPQTLTCITGENGVGKTTMVKAILKNFNKNDSVRATIKRSQLQYVPQFRNIDNDYPLTVRDFIGLGLQKSIRPWLSKKEKQVIQKIIKMTNLQELAKTPLGKCSGGEQQRVFLAQALVSDPKLLILDESTASLDKEAKFLLLDVVKEVIKQTGTAVIFITHDPILVKTYGDFDLNISNHHGMLSALKGVK from the coding sequence ATGCAAGTAGATAAGCAACCGCTGCTTTCGATTAACAATTTAAATGTAGCTGTTAAAGAACGGAATTTAATTCATAATTTATCATTTGAAATTTATCCACAAACACTCACTTGTATTACAGGCGAAAATGGTGTGGGAAAAACGACGATGGTTAAAGCAATTTTAAAAAACTTTAACAAGAATGATTCAGTAAGAGCCACGATTAAACGTAGTCAATTGCAGTATGTTCCACAGTTTAGAAATATCGATAATGATTATCCATTAACTGTTCGTGATTTTATTGGATTGGGCTTGCAAAAGTCAATAAGACCATGGTTAAGCAAAAAAGAAAAACAAGTTATTCAAAAAATTATAAAGATGACTAATTTACAAGAATTAGCAAAAACACCATTGGGAAAGTGTTCTGGTGGTGAACAGCAACGAGTATTTTTAGCGCAAGCATTGGTATCAGATCCGAAGCTTTTAATTTTGGATGAGAGTACTGCCAGTTTAGATAAAGAAGCTAAATTTTTATTGTTGGACGTAGTTAAGGAAGTTATTAAACAGACTGGAACTGCAGTGATTTTCATTACCCATGATCCCATCTTAGTTAAAACATATGGTGATTTTGATTTAAATATATCTAATCATCATGGAATGCTTTCTGCTCTAAAGGGGGTAAAATGA